The proteins below come from a single Aegilops tauschii subsp. strangulata cultivar AL8/78 chromosome 6, Aet v6.0, whole genome shotgun sequence genomic window:
- the LOC109754617 gene encoding double-stranded RNA-binding protein 4, which yields MATTAAAAAAVPDAIPAAAPAAPSAQPHPVPDKCTNYKNHLQEWTQRNDQKLPAYNTESKRDHHRLEFRSTVEVGGERFQSARNHSRRKDAEQDAARVAYEILVTKTVNDDDHTDALGLIDQGVLFCKSILHEFAVKTKAEQPTYSADHPEGVSPMPLFVSSVLFAGNTYTGEAATCKKDAEQKAARVAVKSILATKNTCMHQIVRSKKELIIAITSSGFNKERGVVSQENCNAPTNAITPIKFVPAGEAAGLTADQGATNVPEDDPCAQAVSGSEKRKKHRKV from the exons ATGGCcaccacggccgccgccgccgccgcggtccCAGACGCTATTCCAGCCGCGGCGCCCGCGGCCCCGTCCGCGCAACCGCATCCCGTTCCAG ACAAATGTACGAATTATAAAAACCATTTGCAAGAGTGGACTCAAAGGAATGATCAGAAGTTGCCAGCTTATAATACTGAGTCGAAACGTGACCATCATCGACTTGAGTTCAGAAGCACCGTTGAGGTGGGTGGCGAGCGGTTTCAATCAGCTCGCAATCATAGCCGCCGCAAGGATGCAGAGCAGGATGCTGCCAGAGTGGCATATGAAATCTTGGTGACAAAGACAgtaaatgatgatgatcataCAGATGCGCTTGGGCTGATTGATCAG GGCGTGCTGTTCTGCAAATCAATTCTCCATGAATTTGCTGTTAAGACAAAAGCTGAACAGCCCACTTACTCCGCAGATCATCCAGAAGGGGTATCACCCATGCCCCTGTTTGTTTCATCTGTGTTGTTTGCTGGGAACACTTATACTGGTGAAGCTGCAACATGTAAGAAGGACGCAGAGCAGAAGGCTGCTCGTGTTGCAGTCAAATCTATTTTAG CTACAAAGAACACTTGTATGCATCAAATTGTCAGATCAAAGAAAGAGCTTATCATTGCCATCACATCTTCTGGGTTCAACAAAGAAAGAGGAGTTGTAAGCCAGGAAAACTGCAATGCTCCAACAAATGCAATTACTCCTATAAAATTTGTGCCTGCTGGTGAAGCTGCTGGTCTAACTGCGGATCAAGGAGCGACCAACGTTCCTGAAGATGATCCATGTGCACAAGCTGTATCTGGCTCGGAAAAGCGCAAGAAGCACAGAAAGGTTTGA